Proteins encoded by one window of Xiphias gladius isolate SHS-SW01 ecotype Sanya breed wild chromosome 15, ASM1685928v1, whole genome shotgun sequence:
- the LOC120799615 gene encoding LOW QUALITY PROTEIN: aftiphilin-like (The sequence of the model RefSeq protein was modified relative to this genomic sequence to represent the inferred CDS: deleted 1 base in 1 codon; substituted 2 bases at 2 genomic stop codons) codes for MEPDVIRMYSSSPPPMEDGAEEEEDEFGDFGTFSGVPNSISFTDFDTPTTFNQTQALTATSPPELINNRRAIGFSHSSSNGTHSPSNELAKANGVLPASHLGSSPSERTEMKRVLTSSLDFSVSDTAGDELADCNRGGTEVLTNGFVTFDVQGSPSSQNSVHSHVKGLSTEDMGGVPVCNPEDDFADFAAFSNAEGHLSQTAKEDVDNPTGGSWPAENSCHDERCNIEQGTTSEDNVRDPNRTGPDTCGSDSISVPTEAPDSSCDTDWGSRTDAGTQQRDVAFAEEHSAAEAVCTNKPLTLNGVDVADRDESKDDGRCGENDRSPDAAADSEAAQSDGKGNETETETETETSFGRPLSTDALEEYGDMSTTGSVPSPPLQGDTATPADHSQLAEDDEDEDFGDFGDAGSFGGQGFADFEQLEVQQEESRVTCSAPAQAATNTEGDDGLTSPPPIQHTNGKXGTGXGRCTDFFPVSFGNFSSALLEAQEEGEAEAGARRAAAAAAGSRGGVPAAGLADRRRSPPADDREEEEEEAEEEAGEEWHESEPPAVSEDTGRTDREAASLLSRLEKLFRNSFPQTAAPPVEDEVVSLKILLEPPGDKPQPGAEQEKRSPCNRSLCGGVWTQLQDIHEAFGLRYQWGGSYCNKALLCCLGIDTRNILFTGQKKQPVIVPMFAASLGMLEPTKEPVKPVSAAEMIASIAQAPPVAPEKSSCPSDTVQEALPPVQFDWSSSGLTNPLDASGGSSLLNLDFFGPVEDSGSTSSPSIPGVDPELYELTTAKLDPGSSGSRMADAFARLMSTMEKTSTSTRKPRKDENLSEEAAKVIAGLPDLSFMQAKVLMFPATLTPLSSQATSD; via the exons ATGGAGCCAGATGTGATCCGCATGTACTCCTCCTCCCCGCCGCCAATGGAGGACggtgcagaggaagaggaggacgagtTCGGAGACTTCGGCACCTTCTCTGGCGTCCCAAACAGCATCAGCTTCACAGACTTCGACACACCGACCACTTTTAACCAGACCCAAGCTTTGACCGCCACCTCCCCACCGGAGCTCATTAACAACAGAAGGGCGATAGGATTCAGCCACAGCTCCTCTAATGGCACCCACAGCCCCAGTAATGAGCTGGCTAAGGCTAATGGCGTCCTGCCAGCGAGCCACCTGGGCAGCAGCCCCTCAGAAAGAACTGAGATGAAAAGGGTCCTCACCAGCTCCCTGGATTTCTCGGTGAGCGACACGGCTGGCGACGAGCTCGCCGATTGCAACCGTGGAGGCACAGAGGTGCTGACAAATGGGTTTGTAACTTTTGACGTTCAGGGAAGCCCTTCCTCGCAGAATTCTGTCCACTCTCATGTAAAAGGATTGTCCACCGAGGACATGGGCGGCGTCCCTGTCTGCAACCCAGAGGACGATTTTGCagactttgctgctttttccaATGCTGAAGGACACCTTAGCCAGACGGCAAAAGAGGACGTGGACAATCCCACGGGGGGTAGCTGGCCGGCGGAGAATTCCTGCCACGACGAGCGCTGTAATATAGAGCAGGGAACGACTTCAGAGGACAATGTCAGGGACCCAAACAGAACTGGACCCGACACATGTGGCTCCGATTCCATATCTGTTCCCACTGAGGCCCCGGACAGCTCGTGCGACACGGACTGGGGCTCTCGCACAGATGCTGGCACTCAACAAAGGGATGTAGCCTTTGCAGAGGAGCACTCCGCCGCGGAGGCAGTTTGCACTAACAAACCCTTAACTCTGAACGGGGTGGATGTAGCCGACAGGGACGAATCCAAAGATGACGGGAGATGCGGTGAAAACGACCGCTCACCTGACGCAGCTGCAGACAGTGAGGCGGCACAGTCGGACGGGAAGGGGAATGAGACTGAGACCGAGACGGAGACGGAGACGTCTTTCGGCCGACCGCTGTCGACGGACGCTCTAGAGGAGTACGGTGACATGAGCACCACAGGCTCGGTGCCCTCTCCGCCCCTGCAAGGGGATACCGCTACGCCCGCCGACCACAGCCAGCTGGCAGAGGACGACGAGGACGAGGACTTTGGGGACTTTGGAGACGCCGGGTCGTTTGGCGGTCAGGGCTTTGCCGATTTTGAGCAGCTGGAGGTCCAGCAGGAGGAGAGCCGTGTGACCTGCTCTGCTCCTGCCCAGGCAGCTACAAACACTGAGGGGGATGACGGCTTGACTTCCCCTCCCCCAATTCAACacacaaatggaaaatgagGGACAGGATGAGGGAGGTGCACAGACTTCTTCCCTGTCAGTTTTGGGAACTTCAGCTCCGCT CTGCTGGAGGCACAAGAAGAAGGTGAGGCGGAGGCAGGGGCgcgcagagcagcagcagcagcagcaggcagcagaggaGGGGTCCCGGCGGCGGGCCTTGCGGACAGGCGTCGCTCTCCTCCTGCGGAcgacagggaggaggaggaggaggaggcggaagAAGAAGCGGGGGAGGAGTGGCATGAAAGTGAACCTCCTGCAGTCAGCGAGGACACCggcaggacagacagagaggcg GCGTCACTGTTGAGTCGCCTGGAGAAACTGTTTCGGAACAGCTTCCCTCAGACTGCCGCCCCCCCTGTGGAGGACGAGGTAGTGTCCCTAAAGATCCTGCTGGAGCCTCCGGGGGACAAACCACAGCCGGGAGCTGAGCAGGAGAAGAGGTCGCCATGCAACAG GTCCCTGTGTGGCGGTGTGTGGACTCAGCTTCAGGACATCCACGAGGCGTTCGGCCTCAGATACCAGTGGGGGGGCTCCTACTGTAACAAAGCACTACTCTGCTGCCTGGGCATCGACACCAGAAACATT CTGTTCACGGGACAGAAGAAGCAGCCGGTCATCGTGCCTATGTTCGCCGCCAGCCTG GGGATGCTGGAACCAACCAAAGAGCCTGTGAAGCCCGTCTCAGCGGCAGAGATGATCGCTTCGATAGCCCAGGCGCCTCCAGTGGCTCCAGAGAAAAGCTCCTGTCCCTCAGACACAGTCCAG GAGGCGCTCCCACCCGTCCAGTTCGACTGGAGCAGCAGTGGCCTTACAAACCCCCTGGACG CGAGCGGAGGCTCGTCTCTCTTAAACCTGGATTTCTTTGGTCCTGTGGAGGATTCAGGCTCCACCAGCTCACCGTCCATCCCAG GCGTGGACCCCGAGTTGTACGAGCTGACGACGGCCAAGCTGGACCCCGGAAGCTCCGGCAGCCGGATGGCGGACGCTTTCGCACGCCTTATGTCCACCATGGAGAAGACCAGCACCTCCACCAG GAAGCCAAGGAAAGACGAGAACCTGAGCGAGGAGGCGGCCAAAGTGATCGCAGGTCTGCCCGACCTTTCCTTCATGCAGGCCAAGGTGCTGATGTTTCCCGCCACGCTGACGCCGCTCAGCTCCCAGGCCACGTCGGACTGA
- the LOC120799618 gene encoding SERTA domain-containing protein 2-like has product MLGNGVKRKLEEDEDALEEDRRPVAVGGVSQASYILQRQVVLNMSLMKLYGPRPGADLGLQRRVLISNIIRRMDDDFRQEGGVGALFFSAAPAVVDRQPPPPPSSFGILSSSLSALDSCLTPASLLEEDPPLFFTLPPSSSPRPPSPGDGFSSALEEIEELCPSSSTPPSPPAARHPLDVVMKEEGRGFQEAGSRFEKPSPPPLPPPPSSPGSFLADFALDDVLFADIDASDPGPCPPRPGVPPSKMAPVMPDDLVRSMSGYSPAGAGAQSQPFKMDLAELDHIMEVLVGS; this is encoded by the coding sequence ATGTTGGGTAACGGGGTGAAGCGGAAACTggaagaggatgaggatgcTTTGGAGGAAGACCGGCGTCCGGTGGCAGTCGGTGGTGTTTCACAGGCGTCCTACATCCTGCAACGTCAGGTCGTCCTCAACATGTCCCTCATGAAGCTGTACGGTCCCCGGCCAGGCGCCGACCTCGGCCTGCAGCGCCGAGTCCTCATCAGCAACATCATCCGCCGCATGGATGATGACTTCCGGCAGGAAGGAGGCGTCGGcgctctcttcttctctgccgCTCCGGCCGTCGTCGACCGACAGCCTccgcctcctccctcctccttcgGCATCCTCTCATCATCGCTGTCGGCGCTGGACTCCTGCCTGACTCCCGCCTCGCTCCTGGAGGAGGACCCGCCCCTGTTCTTCACCCTgccgccctcctcctccccgaGGCCGCCGTCACCCGGAGACGGCTTCTCTTCAGCCCTGGAGGAGATCGAGGAGCtgtgtccctcctcctccacccccccctCACCACCTGCTGCTCGGCACCCGTTGGATGTCGTCATGAAGGAGGAGGGTCGGGGTTTTCAGGAGGCGGGGAGCAGGTTTGAGAAaccctctccacctcctcttcctcccccgcCGTCCTCCCCGGGCTCCTTCCTGGCCGACTTCGCCCTGGACGACGTCCTCTTCGCAGACATCGACGCGTCCGACCCGGGCCCCTGCCCGCCCCGGCCGGGAGTGCCGCCTTCCAAGATGGCCCCGGTGATGCCCGACGACCTCGTCCGGTCGATGTCCGGGTACAGCCCAGCGGGGGCCGGGGCGCAGAGCCAGCCTTTTAAAATGGACCTGGCTGAGCTGGACCACATCATggaggtgctggtgggcagCTGA